The genomic DNA GCCAGCGCCGGCACCGTGTAGCGCCACCACCGTTGTGAGCCCGACAGGCCGTGCAGCAGAACCACCGGCTCGCCACTGCCGGTATGCTCTGAGTACACGCGGAACGACCCCACGCGCGTGACGCGCTGTACCATCACGCCGTGCCCCAGCCGCCGCCGCCGGGCGAGCGGATGCTGAAGACGTCGCCCGCGCGGCCGCGGATCGTGCATTTCGCAGCGAGCTGCCCGACAGTGCCGTCTGCAGCGATGCGCACGTTCTCGCCCGTCGCGCCGTCGCAGCCGCCGTGTGCGCCTCGCGGGGCCGTGCTGCGCCGCTCCGTCAGCAGACTCACGTCCGCATCACACAACAGCTCGATATCCCGCTGGACGCCGTCGCCGCCGGGCCGCGAGCCTGCGCCCCCGGTGCCGCGGCGAATCCCGTATCGCAGCACCCGCACCGGGTATGCATGCTCGAGCGCCTCGACAGGGGTGTTGCGGGAGTTGGTCATGTGGACGTGCACGGCCGAGAGACCCGCACCTCGCGGACCACCGCCCATGCCGCCGGCCATTGTCTCGTAGTACGCGAACGGCGCGTTGGTGCGGGGGTCGATGCCACCGATCGCAAGGTTGTTCATGGTGCCCTGCGACTGTGCAGGCACCACATCGGGCAGTGCCTGTGCGAACGCAAGCAGCAGCACGTCGGTGATACGCTGCGATGTCTCCACATTCCCCGCCGCAACGCTTGCCGGCGCCGTGGCAGCGACAATGCTGCCGGCCGAAACGTCGATTGTCACACTCCGCATCTCACCACCACCCGCGGGCAGCGGCTGCCCGAGCAGCGCCTCCACGATGCAGCGCACCACGTAGCGTGTCGCAGCGACGGTAATGGCTGCGACTGCATTGACGCCGCCCTCCGTCTGCGCTGCGCAGCCAGAGAAGTCGACGCGCATCGCTTCACCCGCGACACTCACTCGCACGCGGATCGGCAATGGGCCGTTGAGGAAGCCGTCGTCCTCGAGCGCATCCTCCGCCATGTACTCACCGTCCGGGATCAGGGCGATGCCGGCACGAACGAGCCGCTCAGCGTACTCGAGCAGCGCAGCCATCGCGCTCCGCACCTCGTCCTCACCATGGCGCTCCACGATCTCCAGCAGGCGCAGCGCTCCTGCGTGCAGCGCGCCCAGCTGCGCGGCGAGGTCGCCAGCGCGCTCCTCGGGCGTGCGGACATTCGCGAGCAGCAGGCGCCAGATATCCTCCAAGCGCTCGCCCGCGCGCACCAGCCGCACCGGCGGAATCCGCAGCCCC from Longimicrobiales bacterium includes the following:
- a CDS encoding hydantoinase B/oxoprolinase family protein — protein: METLTDRIDPVRLEIFRHLFTALTEEMGAALRRAAHSPNITERRDYSCALFDAAGRPVAQGDHMPVHLGAMPMSVAAALGRCAPLEPGDVVVLNDPFAGGTHLPDITLVTCLHHGGVPIAYLAARAHHADVGGMAAGSMPLAREIYQEGLRIPPVRLVRAGERLEDIWRLLLANVRTPEERAGDLAAQLGALHAGALRLLEIVERHGEDEVRSAMAALLEYAERLVRAGIALIPDGEYMAEDALEDDGFLNGPLPIRVRVSVAGEAMRVDFSGCAAQTEGGVNAVAAITVAATRYVVRCIVEALLGQPLPAGGGEMRSVTIDVSAGSIVAATAPASVAAGNVETSQRITDVLLLAFAQALPDVVPAQSQGTMNNLAIGGIDPRTNAPFAYYETMAGGMGGGPRGAGLSAVHVHMTNSRNTPVEALEHAYPVRVLRYGIRRGTGGAGSRPGGDGVQRDIELLCDADVSLLTERRSTAPRGAHGGCDGATGENVRIAADGTVGQLAAKCTIRGRAGDVFSIRSPGGGGWGTA